The genomic window CCGACCGTCGTAGAGGTACTGGTTTCCAGTAGTCGTGGAGCAGGCGACAAGATTGTTCGCGCCAACGTCAAGGGCGGCTTCGTGAGAAGCCAGTGGTGAATCCAGTCGAGAATCAGGTACGGTGACTGGTTGGAAAGCCCTGAACGTGTCGCTCACCTCGTCGTACTCAAGTTCCAGACGACCCTGTTTGCCGTCCCACTTCGGGTTGCCTCGGACTTCGAGGCGAAGTCGTTCATGGTAGCCGAGTCCGTATTCATCTTTCAGTTCTTGCCCAACAGGAATTTCGAGACGGCTACGCTTGCCCCACTCAATTGTGTACTGGTTGTTGCGGATGTAGGTGCGGAGTTCGCGTCCGTCCTCCCCGTTGCCCCAGTACGACGGCGGGTTGGCGTCCTCGCTGTTCTCCGTGAGGGCAAAGAACGAGCGCCACGCTTCGCTGTTCTTGCGCGTGACCTGTTGAACAGTCGCGCTTCCGACGACACCGTTGTACTGTCCACGGTACTCGGAAGTGTCCCACACGTCGCCGTCACCGAAGTAGTTCTGACGACGTTCATAGGTGAGTTCGTTCCACAGAGAGGCGGAGGCGTCGAGTAGCCGCAGAAGACACTCTTTGTCGTTCTCGGTCTGTGGAACCACCTCGAAGGTGTTGACGCGTTTCATTCGTCATCGCCCTCTTGTTCAGCAATGTACTGTTCGACAGCGCCCTTCGAGGCGCTCCCCGCCGTACCGACGTAGTACGAACGAGTCCACTTCACGCGGTCGTCGTACCGCTGATTGTACTTTCGCGCCGAAATCCCCTTAACCCAGTTGACGATGAGTGAGGGGGCGTTCTTGGGCGGACTCCCGATGAACAGGTGTACGTGGTCGGGCATGACCTCGGACTCGGCCAGTTCGAGGTCTTTATTTTCACAGATTTCCGCGAAGATGGCTTCGAGACGTTCCTTCGTCGTCCCCGTCAGGTGCGAACGCCGATATTTCGGCACGAACACTATGTGGTAGTAGAGTTCGTATTTCGCATGACGAGTACTCTTTACCATCTATGTATACTATCACGGACAGACGTGTTAAAGACTACGTTGTAACCCCGTCTGTGCCATTGTCGGCGGTTGAATACTGTTGGTCGGCTTCATCCCCGCCCTGAAGGGCGAGGCTTTCGCCTCGAATTTTCCGTAAAGAGAACTTCTTCCCGGTCGTCACTGGTCATCAAGGCGAACCGCGTGCAATGCTCACGCGAATGGGACGTGGGGAGACACCCTACGACCTCGACGAAGGGGACAAGGTGATCTTCTCGGCGCGAGTAATCCCGGAACCGACGAACGAGGGGCAACGCTACCAGTCCGAGCGTCTCCTGAAGATGCAGGGTGCACGCATCTACGACGACGTTCACGTCTCCGGCCACCTCTCACAAGAGGGCCATTACGAGATGCTCGATGCGCTTCAACCACAGCACGTGATTCCCGCCCACCAAGACATGACTGGATTTTCGAGCTACGTCTCCCTCGCAGCCGGTAAGGGATACAAGATCGGCAGGGACGTTCACGTCACTGCCAACGGGAATATCCTCCAACTCGTGTAGGCGCCAACGTACCGGTTGATTGCCCTTCTGTCCGGAAGTCAGTGGATTTTATGAGAAAGACTCCGAACACACGAGTATGGGTTTTGGAAGCTACGATGAGTCCGAGCAGCAGAACCACGAGGTAGAAACGGACGACGATTCGGAGGGAGTCGACGTGCATGAAAACGATCACGAAGGAGAAGCTCGCTTCGAAGCGGGAGCCTCGACCGACGATCTCGTCTCCCAATTGAAGGACATGAAGTCGGAAGACGACGAGTGAGGAACTGAGTAGTTCTTCGTGGAACTACAATTTTGAGTTCCTCTCTCAGGCAACACGCCATTGATGTCGGGCAAGATCAACGGTTGCAGATTACCGCTTCGAAAACTCAATGCAGGCAGCAAGAGAAGGTGCCTGAAACTTCGACGGATCGGAAGTTAACACATATATCCGACACCCGTACATTCCTACAGTATATGCGATTCTGTGACGGGTGTGGTTCGATGATGCACACGGAGGGCGACACGTGGGTGTGTCGCGCCTGTGAGAACGAGGAGCTTCGGGACTCGCAAGCGGAAGCGGCGATGACGACCAAAGACGGACAGCGGGACGACGGGGCGCCCACCGTGGCCGACGCGACCCGGAGCTCCACCGAGACGATGCAAGAGTCCTGTCCTGCGGACGGCTGCGACAGCGACCGGGCCGACTACGAGATGATACCGAAGCCGGGCGGCTCCTACGAAGTTCGGCTGTTCACCTGCGTCGAGTGCGGCCACAGGTGGCGTGAGTCCTGACTCCCCGGGTACCCGAACAACTCAATTCGCAGCGTTCCTCTATCGATTCCATCAGCCGTTCCCGTGAGGCGCACAGAGAGTCGCCGGTATATGCAGGGAAACTATCCCTGGGCTGGTTCGGCGACCTGAACCCACCCGTCCCCGCGGACGGTGATACGATACCTGCGGTACTCGAAGTCGAAACTGGAACCGGTCGCACCACGAATGTTGGGTTCCGTCCCCCCGAACAGCGCGTCTTTGACGGCGGCGATATCAACGACTTCGTACAACGGTGGCTCTCTGATGCTCGTCTTCTCCACACCGTCGGCGGTGGCGACTGCCTCGATGATGACGGTCGTCAGGTCGGAACCGTCCGCCGGGTCGTACGCTCGCTGTTCGACCACGTGATACTCTGTCTGCTTTCCAGTAGTAGGGTCAGAATCGTTCCGCTCGCTCATGAATTACGGTCAGTACCTGGGTCGCTGTCGTACGCACGGCCGGCGTGATGTTCCTGTGCGTGGTCGAGACTTCCGCCTGCGCCCGCAAGCATAGCAAGGACCTGTTCGGCATGTTCCGCCCGGGTTATGGTCTCGGTCTCGGAATCGAACGCGACGATGTCCTCGTCAACGAGTTTCGGGACGTGCGTGTGATACAGCGAAACGTAGACCCGGTCGCGACGGTTGGCGTCAACGGTCGCTTCGTCTACGTCCTCCTCCCACGCCGCCAGTTTTGTCGCCAAGGCATCGAGAATCCATTCAGAGTTCTCTGCGAGGGCGTACATGACATATCGCCGTCTTGGGTTGCTCAACGCCGAAAAAACGTGATCTAACTCCAGGATGGCCGGGTCGATAGATACCCGGCCATCACCAGTGGCGATATCGCTGTCTGAGGGGCTCGACTCATTTAGATCGTCATCCTCCGACTGGCCTCTCTCAGAAACCATATTCCCACTTACCGAGCTAGACTCATAATTCTAGGGCCTGAGAATATATATCTAGGAAATATATTATTAATAATTACTTCGTAAAAGATAGATTACAGCCAATCTGCAAGAGACCACCTGAGGCTAGTGGTGAGTCAGACGATGATAGAAATGCACTCTTCAGCGACCGGCTGTTTCAGACATAAAGTATCTGAAATATAGGATTTCAACAGAGCCACCTCACCCAGATCGGAGCCGGCGAGAAGCCGGCCGAGCAGATATACCAGTCGCTCGAGAGCCGGTACCGGATCGGCTTCCCGAACCACGCCGGGTTCCTGACCTACATCGAGAACCACGACGAGGATCGCTACGTCGAAACGCCCGGTCGCCACGGCGTCGAAGCAGCCGCCACAGCGTCGTTCACGCTCCCCGGCGCGCCGATGATATACGCCGGCCAGGAGATCGGTGAGCACTGGGGGGCGCGGGAAAATCCACCAGGAAGACGCCGACGAGGACCTGCTGGCGTTCTATTAAAGTTAACAGCTCGGTCGGGTGCGTGGCGAGTTCGACGCGCTCGGCTATCGAGCCGACTTCGAAGAAGTACAGGTGGAGTCGACCTCCGAGAACGTCGTGGCCTACGCCCGCGAGAGCGACGGCGAGCGGGTCGTCGTCGTGTTGAACTTCGGCCACGAACCCGAGGAGGTCGGACTGCCAGGGGAGCGTACCGAGGCGAGTGACCGACTCCGCGGCGAGCGCGTCGCTTCGGAGGGCGGTGTCTACGTGGAAAACGCGGTCATTCTGCCCGCGGGGTGAACCGCAAGCAACACGACCAGCTCCGGGACCGGATTATGGAAGTTTCAAGGGCTAAAAACCCCCCCTTCAGGGCGGGGATACAGCCGACAACTCCTATACAAGCCACCGTCGATAGCAAGGCGGATATTCCACCCCAACCAACACTATTAAGAAAACACTGTTCACAACCGTTCAGCTCGAAGACGAACGTCACACACTCACGTCAGGCGGGTACGCGATGGCTCCTCGTGAGGTTCCACACACCTACCGGAACTCGGGCGACGATCCCGCCCGCGTCCTGTTCATCTATACGCCGGGGAACCACTGGCGATACCTCGAGGCGGCAGCAGAACAGAGCCCCGTCGAGGACGAGTCCGACATCGATCGGATGCTCCCGATACTCGAACCCTACGGTATCGAAATGGTCGGGCCGCCGCTCGACGTGGACGACGCGACGGTGAGTTAGATGACAACGAACGAGGAGTCTCGGCGGGAGTTCGGCGGGAGGCTGTCGAACCGCATCTCAGTTCGACGGGGTGCATTCTACACCGTGGTCGTGGGGACACTCGGGCTCTACGCCGTCCTCATGCGCGACCTCTTACCACTGGCCGCCACAGCGTGGGTCGTCGATACCGGTAGTCACCGGTTCCACGATCTGAATCTCTTTGCGCTGATCTGGATTGCGATCCTCGGACTCGCAGTCCAGCTCTACAGGCCCGACAGGCGTGTCACTGCAGCCATCGTACCGGCGCTCGTGATGGCACCGCTCGCCGTCGTCGCGATCTCGACGAACTCGCCGATCGCGACGATGCCGATCCTCTTTACTGTCCTCGGAGTCGTCGTCGTTGCGCTCCATCCGGCCGGCCGGTCGATCCTGAAGATCCGGCGCGTGCAATCGGTCGATCGGGTGCCGTCAGGGCTCGTGAGTGCCGCCGTCGTTCCGTTGTTGGTATATGCGAGTGACCAGGTCGCAAAGCAGTACACGGTCGTCGACGACCACGCCGCGCTGGTCCATTACGGATCCATGGCTCTGATCGCCGTCTTCGTCCTCGTCATGGGGACGTCGGCGGTTCTTCGGAGGCGTGACTGGCGGTTCGCGGCGTGGACTGCCGGCGTCCTCGCCGTCTACCTCGGGGCGAGTTCGGTCGCCTTCCCCGGCCTGGCGTCGAGCGCCGGTCCGGTTTGGGGTAGCCTGGCCGTCGGCTGGGGCCTCGGGTTCGTCGCAGCCGTCGAGCGGGGACGCGACAACGGGTTCATGCGCGTCGAATCGACGATCGAAATCGACGCGCCGATCGAGACCGTGTGGGAGGTTACGACCGATCCGGGGACGTTCGTTGAGGGGATCAACTGGGTGTACGAGACGTGGTGGGAGGACGACGGTCCCCTCGGGGAAGGGTAGCGTCTACATCGAGCGGGCCGAGCCCGGCCTCACGGAGGACACCTACCGCTGGGAGATCACGGCCTTCGAGCCGCCGAACCGGATCGTCCACTACCACGAGGGCGGCGAACTCGAGGCCGAACTCGACGTACTCACGGAGGCGATCGACGAGGAGACGACCCGCTACACGCAGGTCGTGCGCTACCGGGCACTTCCGGCGTTCCAACCGCTGGGGTACGTCCTCGAACGCACCGTGATGAAACGGAGGATGCAGCGGGACTTCGACGAGATGATCCTCCCGAACTTCAAGCGAATCGGCGAGGAGCGGGCGAGGTGACGCCGTGAACGGTTTCGTCACACGCCGAGTGGGCGTCGCTGAAACGGTCACCCGAGTTCTCGGTCACGAGCGGCCCGCGATGGACTGCAATCCCTGGTAGGCCCGTACTCCCCCGACGAGGACTAAGAGAGTGACCAGTAGGCTCGGCGCGATATGGATCACCCAGTCGTATCCGAACCCTGGGCGGTAGTGAACCAGAACGTTCGTCGCGAGAGCGATCAGCGCGATACCGAGACTCGTCGTCACCGCCCATCGGTATCCACGTTGGATCCCGTACCAGCCGAGGGCGATCAGTGTGATGCCGAGCGCGACGAGGAGACCACCGAGGCCGACGTGCAGGTGGTCCATATAATGAAGCATCTCCGGGTTGCTCGCTTCGAGATCGGTTCTCGTGACGCCACCGAGGGTGTCCACACCCAACTCGAATTCGGTCCCCAAGTAGGCGGTGTACAGGAAGGTCAAACCGTACCCGACGATCCCACATCCAGTGGCGGCTATCAGTATCGCTCCCTGTCGCAGTTTCGGCTCGGTGATCACTGGAGTATGGCCCCAAGTACGTGGGTCGCTATCATGTGAGTGTGCGCTCTCTCAGATCGTGATCTCTCCCGCGACACGGTTCGGGTCAGTACTCGGGGATTCGACCCGGCGAATACCGCCAATCGGGAGGCGTGCACGGACGGCGAGCCAGCCCACATGGCCTTCCGTCGGCGCAGCATACCGGGATGTGCCTTCGGATATCGTCCCGTCTGCACTGAGCGTGACTGTCCCACCGAGGTGCGTGATTTCGTTCGTTTGGGCCTGCAGGTCGGCCAGTGTTTCGAATGACCGTTCGATCACCTCTGTTGGCGTCCCTGTGTAGTGACCATCGAACGTATAGGTGACTTCGTAGGTCGGCATGAGTGCCCAGCGAGGAGTAGCGCAGGTGAGACGGTAACGATTCCCGCTGCAACGATTCCACTAGGTGGATTCAGTTCACATCGTGGACAGGCACCCGGAACAGGACGCCATCACTCTGCGAGGGTGTTGGCGCGTATTTGCTCGGCCTCACGGCGATGCTCCTCGATCGTCGACACAACCCACGAACACACGTACCGGTCATCAGTTTCGAACTGGGCACGCTGGTTCCCATCCCGATCGATCTGCGTAATCACCGCCACCGTCTCGTCCGCGACCCCAAGCGTCTGCGAAACGCTGCCGTCGTAGCGATAGAACTCGGCGCTCCCCGATTCGATCATTTCCCGTGTCCGTTCGCGGAACTCTGGCGAGTCACTGACGGCATCGAGGAGGTCCCCGGTTATCACGCCGACGAGAGTGAGCTCCCCCTGGACGGTTTGCTCCCGGAGGGTCTCTACGAGGGGAGACACGACCGTGTTGGTGAGAAACCGGAACTCGTTAGCTTCGTGTAATAGTTCCCGAGCTCGTCGGACCGGAGCACCCGGATCGGTTTGGGTCGGCGTCGTAATCGTCGCGTCGCGGAGCCGGTTCAACTCGAAATCGGTCTCGTCCACTGGTAGATAGTCGATCACGTCTTCGAGGTGCTGCATCGTCTCAACGGCCTCCTTGAGCGATGTGAACTCGTCGGCGAGGACCGCGCCCAACGGCGTACTGTTGCAATCCGAACCGTGTTGTGAGATCCAGTTTTGTGCTTCCAAGCCGGTGAGAACTCGGCTGAGCGTTGATCGGGGGATGTCCAGTTGCTCGCTGAGTTCCTCGCGATCGGCCGGCGCTTCGCTCAAGTATTCGAGCACCCGCACGCGGTTTTTCGACATCACAAGATACTGAATCTGGTCGAGTGGATCCGTCATTGTATGTCATACGTTAACAACCCTTATGTCGGTTGCGTTGAATCAACAGGCGGTGTTCAGATAACTGGCCCTGGCGCATCCATAGTATCATCGCGTAGATGCCGAAATGACTGGTAGGAAGGTGATGCATATTTTACAAGAACTGTTTTAAAATAGGGGAGTCCGTTCCAACGGAGCAATTGTCGGTACAAGCGATTATCAGAGGGTATCCAGTAGTGGTAATATGAGTGTCATAGCCGAATTCTCCATCGAGGCAGATCAGTTTTTGCTAGGGAGGATCATCGCGGAGTTCCCCAATCTCGCTGTAGAAATAGAGCGGGTCGTTCCAACCGGCAATCGGATTATGCCGTACATCTGGGGGTATGGTGAAGATTTGGACGAGTTCGTCAGTGCAATGCAAGACCATCGAAACGTCAAATCGATCATTGCTGTTGATCAGGTTGACAACCAGGCATTGTACAAAATCGAGTGGGAGGACCCTACAGAACAGCTCATTGCGGGGATCGCAGAAACGACAGCAACAATTCTGAAGGCACGCAGTAATGATGTTTGGACCTTCGAGATCAGGTTCGAGGATCACAAAGGACTGGCCGAATTCAACGAATATTGTACCGCACACGGTATCGAGTATAGTCTAGAACGCGTCTCAGCACTGACCGATTCCCAGTACTTCGAAAAAAGCTACGCACTCACAAAACCCCAGTACGAAGCGCTATCGCTGGCAGTCGAATACGGATATTTCGAAATCCCACGAGAAGTCACCTACAAGGAGTTAGCTGAGCAACTCGACATCTCGGAACAGGCGGTGTCGGAGCGTGTCCGCCGCGCAACGAACAAGGTGTTGCGAGCCATTATGCGCGGGCAGTCGTCGTTTGACTTCTGAGGGTGGAGAACCGGCGAGTCACGTATTTATGAACGGGAGACTCTCTGTGCCTCTGAATTTAACCTGCTTTACTGCACAAGGGTTCGACTTTAGCAGAGATACGCCGACGACAAATGTAGCCATGAGTGGGACAAGACCACTTTCGCGGCTCAGCGGGGACGACCTGTTGGACGCGCTCTACAAAACGCTGGCAAACCGGGAACGACGTAGAATACTCCGGTATTTGGCCGATCTGCCAGAGCCGATCCCAATCTCTCAAGTTGCGACTGAAATAGCAGCCCTCGAACACGGTGACGACTCGTCGGGCATCTCTACCAGCCAGCAATCGGATACACATGTGGCTCTTCTCCACATCCATCTTCCGATGCTCGATGAGGTCGGGTTAGTGAACTGGGACAGGGACAGTGATACCGTTGCGATCTCTCATACCCTGGAGGAACTGATCGTCACGACGTCTGGCAACGTTCTCGACGTGTCAGTATCAGTTGGTAAACAAACATAGATACCAACGTCGCTTTGACGAATGTATTAGGGAATGCTATGAGCGGGTACAGTGTTCAGATTGTCCAGAAAGTCGCGGATAAAGAAGACATGCATCCGACTGAACTGGATTGTACACTGGGCGACGTGGTCGATCCTGATGCGTTAAATCAGTTGATAGAGTCTTTAGAAGAAAACGACGAAAATTCGAACGCGGTTCTTAGATTTGGATTTTGTGGATATACGGTGAGTGTGTCTCCAGCAGGCAACATCGAGATACATTGAGCTGTAAAATTCCTAATAGTTCTTTCGTCGGCTTCATTCCACGGACCAAGCCTTGAGACACTTGTCCTATTCACCTGTAGAACACGTCTCGGAGCGGTAACTCTTATCTGTGATTATCGAACAAACCAATCGACTTTGGTACCTGCGTGACTGACGCGGCGGTAGCTTCGAGGTCGGAACGGGACTGCTCCCAGTCGACCGCCATCGCCTCGTTGACGCGCTCGAGGCCGCCGGCTACGAAGTGGCCCTGGTCGACTTCTCCTGCACGACTCGCGACTGGCGCTCCTGCGGTGAGGCGAGTGAACGGCGGAACTCAACACTCGTCTGTGAGACCAACAGCTGTTCCGTCGAGATATTGGTCGTGATGAGTCTGCAGTAGCGATGATCGTGCAGAGCGCAGTTACAGGGGTCAGCGTTGTTCACTTACTCGGACGACAACTCCTGTCGAGTCTCGCGAACTGGGTTTCGCTCCATTGCGGCGTCAAGCTCCGAGGAGTCAACCGTCGTGACGGCTGCGTCGGACGCCGTTCCTGTCTCCACGAGTACCTCGCCCTTCGGCCCGGCTACGAGACTCTCGCCGGCATGTTCGCGTCCACGCTGATCGCCCACGTGGTTTGCGCCAATCGTGTAACAGGGACCGTCGAGCGCTCGCGACCGCAGGAGGAGTCGCCAGTCGCCGCGGAACGAGGTCCGCCACGCAGCACCGACAGCGAGCACGTCACAGTCCCGTTCGGCGTATTCCAATGCCAGTTCGGGGAAATTGAGGTCGTAGCACAGAAGGAACCCGATGCGACCAACGCTCGTGTCAGCAACAACTGGGCCAGTCCCGGTGTCGAACACACTCGGCTCGTCGCCCCAGGGGTAGCGCTTCCGGTAGGTTGCCTGCACGCCGCTACCGTCGACGAGGACGAACACGTTGTACAGTGCGTCACCGTCGCGCTCAGGGAGGCCGACGACGAGTTCGGTGTCGGTCCGGGAGGCGATGTCAATCAAGGGCGACGTCAGTTCACCGGGGACCGGTGTCGCCCGCTTCCGTGCCACAGACAGATCGTACCCTGTCACGCACAGCTCTGGAAACACGGCGAGGTCCGCGTTCACCTGCTCGGTCAGCGTCTCGATGCGGTCGTAGTTCGCGTCGAGACTGTCCACAACTGGTTCGAACTGACACGCGGCGACGCGCGGTGTCATACCGGGCCACCTGTGTCATGTCGCTCGAACATCTCGTGTTGGGGCTGACGGCAGCCAGGTAAGGGCGTTACCGGCCACATGTCCAC from Halobaculum magnesiiphilum includes these protein-coding regions:
- a CDS encoding RNA-guided endonuclease InsQ/TnpB family protein, with amino-acid sequence MKRVNTFEVVPQTENDKECLLRLLDASASLWNELTYERRQNYFGDGDVWDTSEYRGQYNGVVGSATVQQVTRKNSEAWRSFFALTENSEDANPPSYWGNGEDGRELRTYIRNNQYTIEWGKRSRLEIPVGQELKDEYGLGYHERLRLEVRGNPKWDGKQGRLELEYDEVSDTFRAFQPVTVPDSRLDSPLASHEAALDVGANNLVACSTTTGNQYLYDGRELFGRFRETTDEIARLQSKLREGRYSSKRIRQLYRQRTKRRDHAQNALVRDLVERLYDEGVATVYVGDLTDVLETHWSVRVNEKTHNFWAFKKFIHRLACVCEEYGISLEVESEAWTSQTCPECGDHEETVRHGDTLTCPCGFEGHADLTASETFLRENSDTEVRPMARPVRFEWDDHNWSGKPHPHDSPKEARTNPQVASVGR
- the tnpA gene encoding IS200/IS605 family transposase, which encodes MVKSTRHAKYELYYHIVFVPKYRRSHLTGTTKERLEAIFAEICENKDLELAESEVMPDHVHLFIGSPPKNAPSLIVNWVKGISARKYNQRYDDRVKWTRSYYVGTAGSASKGAVEQYIAEQEGDDE
- a CDS encoding DUF5786 family protein — translated: MGFGSYDESEQQNHEVETDDDSEGVDVHENDHEGEARFEAGASTDDLVSQLKDMKSEDDE
- a CDS encoding RPA12/RPB9/RPC11 RNA polymerase family protein: MRFCDGCGSMMHTEGDTWVCRACENEELRDSQAEAAMTTKDGQRDDGAPTVADATRSSTETMQESCPADGCDSDRADYEMIPKPGGSYEVRLFTCVECGHRWRES
- a CDS encoding HalOD1 output domain-containing protein — translated: MSERNDSDPTTGKQTEYHVVEQRAYDPADGSDLTTVIIEAVATADGVEKTSIREPPLYEVVDIAAVKDALFGGTEPNIRGATGSSFDFEYRRYRITVRGDGWVQVAEPAQG
- a CDS encoding DUF7344 domain-containing protein, with product MVSERGQSEDDDLNESSPSDSDIATGDGRVSIDPAILELDHVFSALSNPRRRYVMYALAENSEWILDALATKLAAWEEDVDEATVDANRRDRVYVSLYHTHVPKLVDEDIVAFDSETETITRAEHAEQVLAMLAGAGGSLDHAQEHHAGRAYDSDPGTDRNS
- a CDS encoding alpha-glucosidase C-terminal domain-containing protein, whose translation is MRGEFDALGYRADFEEVQVESTSENVVAYARESDGERVVVVLNFGHEPEEVGLPGERTEASDRLRGERVASEGGVYVENAVILPAG
- a CDS encoding cupin domain-containing protein; translated protein: MFTTVQLEDERHTLTSGGYAMAPREVPHTYRNSGDDPARVLFIYTPGNHWRYLEAAAEQSPVEDESDIDRMLPILEPYGIEMVGPPLDVDDATVS
- a CDS encoding helix-turn-helix transcriptional regulator translates to MTDPLDQIQYLVMSKNRVRVLEYLSEAPADREELSEQLDIPRSTLSRVLTGLEAQNWISQHGSDCNSTPLGAVLADEFTSLKEAVETMQHLEDVIDYLPVDETDFELNRLRDATITTPTQTDPGAPVRRARELLHEANEFRFLTNTVVSPLVETLREQTVQGELTLVGVITGDLLDAVSDSPEFRERTREMIESGSAEFYRYDGSVSQTLGVADETVAVITQIDRDGNQRAQFETDDRYVCSWVVSTIEEHRREAEQIRANTLAE
- a CDS encoding helix-turn-helix domain-containing protein produces the protein MSVIAEFSIEADQFLLGRIIAEFPNLAVEIERVVPTGNRIMPYIWGYGEDLDEFVSAMQDHRNVKSIIAVDQVDNQALYKIEWEDPTEQLIAGIAETTATILKARSNDVWTFEIRFEDHKGLAEFNEYCTAHGIEYSLERVSALTDSQYFEKSYALTKPQYEALSLAVEYGYFEIPREVTYKELAEQLDISEQAVSERVRRATNKVLRAIMRGQSSFDF
- a CDS encoding DUF7344 domain-containing protein, with the translated sequence MNGRLSVPLNLTCFTAQGFDFSRDTPTTNVAMSGTRPLSRLSGDDLLDALYKTLANRERRRILRYLADLPEPIPISQVATEIAALEHGDDSSGISTSQQSDTHVALLHIHLPMLDEVGLVNWDRDSDTVAISHTLEELIVTTSGNVLDVSVSVGKQT
- a CDS encoding HalOD1 output domain-containing protein, producing MSGYSVQIVQKVADKEDMHPTELDCTLGDVVDPDALNQLIESLEENDENSNAVLRFGFCGYTVSVSPAGNIEIH
- a CDS encoding carbon-nitrogen hydrolase family protein; translated protein: MTPRVAACQFEPVVDSLDANYDRIETLTEQVNADLAVFPELCVTGYDLSVARKRATPVPGELTSPLIDIASRTDTELVVGLPERDGDALYNVFVLVDGSGVQATYRKRYPWGDEPSVFDTGTGPVVADTSVGRIGFLLCYDLNFPELALEYAERDCDVLAVGAAWRTSFRGDWRLLLRSRALDGPCYTIGANHVGDQRGREHAGESLVAGPKGEVLVETGTASDAAVTTVDSSELDAAMERNPVRETRQELSSE